A DNA window from Nitrospira sp. contains the following coding sequences:
- a CDS encoding Efflux transporter periplasmic adaptor subunit (MaGe:77309564) — protein MVNHMPLPSEARFPMMLRPPIRTALALSCLLAALSGCKEEAGSAPPAQPMAQVEVITVTTQTVPDEPEFIGQAEASRPVEIRSQVTGLLKAVLYPEGRDVKKGDRLYQIDPVPFQAAVASAKAKIAQAEAKLVQAKQDLERVKPLLADQAVSQKDVDDAVAQELSAKATLQGAKADLIKSQFDLDNTLITAPISGLIERSRYYEGRLVSAQTDLLTVVHRVDPMFVVVNVPENFILKRRRDIETKKIHHPGTYQLRGRLTMMDDTAYPHEGVLDLLEPGLRTETGSRQTRITFPNPDRSLLPGQFVKVRFTGDTKTDAVLIPQRAVLQGPQGPFVYVVGSDEKVQIRDVVASNWKGDQWMIDGGLSAGDRVVVNGLMTIGPGAPVKAVPWKSAAEPETDPVPSTPKQG, from the coding sequence ATGGTGAACCATATGCCGTTGCCGTCAGAAGCCAGATTTCCAATGATGTTACGTCCACCGATACGAACAGCGCTGGCGCTTTCGTGTCTCTTGGCCGCTCTATCCGGCTGCAAAGAGGAAGCCGGATCGGCTCCGCCGGCGCAGCCGATGGCCCAGGTGGAAGTCATCACCGTGACGACTCAGACCGTTCCGGATGAACCGGAATTCATCGGCCAGGCGGAAGCCTCGCGTCCGGTTGAAATCCGTTCCCAGGTGACGGGGTTGCTCAAGGCGGTGCTCTACCCGGAAGGGCGGGACGTCAAGAAAGGCGACCGGCTGTATCAGATCGACCCGGTGCCGTTTCAAGCGGCGGTTGCCAGCGCGAAGGCCAAGATTGCCCAGGCGGAAGCCAAGCTGGTTCAAGCCAAGCAGGATCTGGAACGGGTGAAGCCGTTGCTGGCCGACCAGGCGGTGAGTCAGAAAGATGTCGACGATGCCGTGGCGCAGGAGCTTTCGGCGAAAGCCACTCTCCAAGGCGCGAAAGCGGATCTGATCAAATCTCAATTCGATTTGGACAACACACTCATTACGGCGCCCATCAGCGGGCTGATCGAGCGGAGCCGGTATTACGAAGGACGCCTCGTCTCGGCGCAAACCGATTTGCTGACGGTGGTCCATCGCGTCGATCCGATGTTCGTCGTAGTGAACGTGCCGGAAAACTTCATCTTGAAGCGGCGGCGCGATATCGAGACGAAGAAAATCCATCATCCAGGCACCTATCAGTTGCGGGGCCGCCTCACGATGATGGACGACACGGCCTATCCCCATGAGGGCGTGCTGGATCTGCTGGAGCCGGGGTTGCGCACCGAGACCGGTTCTCGCCAGACCCGGATCACCTTTCCCAATCCCGATCGATCCTTGCTGCCTGGCCAGTTTGTGAAGGTGCGCTTTACGGGAGATACGAAGACGGATGCCGTTTTGATTCCCCAGCGCGCGGTCCTGCAGGGTCCGCAAGGCCCCTTCGTGTATGTGGTGGGTTCGGACGAAAAGGTCCAGATCCGCGATGTCGTGGCCTCCAACTGGAAGGGCGATCAATGGATGATCGATGGCGGATTGAGCGCCGGCGATCGTGTCGTGGTCAACGGTCTGATGACGATCGGTCCCGGCGCGCCGGTCAAGGCGGTCCCGTGGAAATCGGCGGCGGAGCCGGAGACCGATCCCGTTCCCTCCACTCCTAAACAAGGATAA
- a CDS encoding Rhodanese domain-containing protein (MaGe:77309566): MNEAIQFLTEYGLLVLFAVVFIEQIGFPLPAFPVLIAAGVLAGMGRMNLWVALGGAVAVTLVADWIWFELGRRQGRRVLDVLCRIALEPDTCVRKTEDFFIKHGPHSLMAAKFIPGLSTVAPSLAGIVGLGTPIFLLYDGLGATIWAGSGLVIGSIFSDQLEQAVAYVERVAPTATGAVLAAVLFYILYKAIVRRRQLLGVPRVTIEQLTDKLLAEEPPLLIDVRSRASAEAEPGIPSAVLMSLDELVRRHSELPRHRDVVLYCGCPNDLASAQGALLLHKQGFTRVWPLAGGIEAWRKHSAVGAGPAPVIGRAVAIMDMGV, encoded by the coding sequence ATGAATGAAGCCATTCAGTTTTTAACAGAGTACGGATTGCTGGTGCTGTTCGCTGTCGTATTCATCGAGCAGATTGGTTTTCCCTTGCCGGCTTTTCCAGTCTTGATCGCAGCCGGAGTATTGGCTGGCATGGGGCGCATGAATCTCTGGGTCGCACTCGGCGGCGCGGTGGCGGTCACGCTCGTGGCGGATTGGATCTGGTTCGAATTGGGCCGCCGCCAGGGCCGCCGGGTGCTCGATGTGCTGTGCCGCATTGCTCTGGAACCAGACACCTGCGTGAGAAAGACGGAGGATTTTTTCATCAAGCACGGCCCTCATTCGCTGATGGCGGCCAAGTTCATTCCTGGGTTGAGCACGGTTGCCCCATCCCTTGCCGGCATCGTCGGGCTAGGCACTCCGATTTTTCTCCTTTACGACGGCCTCGGCGCGACGATCTGGGCTGGCTCCGGTCTGGTGATCGGCTCCATTTTCAGCGATCAACTCGAACAGGCCGTCGCCTACGTGGAACGGGTTGCGCCGACGGCGACCGGTGCGGTCCTTGCCGCGGTCCTGTTCTACATTCTGTACAAGGCCATCGTGCGCCGCCGGCAGCTTCTCGGCGTACCGCGGGTAACGATCGAGCAGCTGACGGACAAGCTGTTGGCGGAGGAGCCTCCCCTGTTAATCGATGTACGGTCGAGAGCGAGTGCGGAGGCCGAACCGGGGATCCCGAGCGCCGTCTTGATGTCGCTGGACGAATTGGTTCGCCGCCATTCTGAACTGCCGCGCCATCGCGATGTGGTGTTGTATTGCGGATGCCCGAACGATCTTGCGAGCGCTCAGGGCGCGCTGCTGTTGCACAAGCAGGGATTCACGCGGGTGTGGCCGCTGGCCGGCGGGATTGAAGCCTGGCGGAAGCACAGCGCTGTCGGCGCGGGCCCGGCGCCTGTGATCGGCCGGGCCGTGGCGATCATGGACATGGGAGTGTGA
- a CDS encoding Heavy metal-binding protein (MaGe:77309568) — MNDVTLKIDGMSCGHCVGQVRNALARLNGVQTHRVTVGNAGLSYDPEAVTLTEIIEAVKQAGYEARAAERAA; from the coding sequence ATGAACGACGTAACGTTGAAGATCGATGGCATGAGCTGCGGGCATTGTGTCGGGCAGGTGCGCAATGCCCTGGCGCGATTGAATGGTGTGCAAACGCATCGGGTGACCGTCGGCAACGCTGGGTTGAGCTACGATCCGGAAGCCGTGACCCTGACGGAAATTATCGAGGCAGTGAAACAGGCAGGCTATGAGGCCCGAGCCGCTGAGAGGGCCGCATGA
- a CDS encoding hypothetical protein (Evidence 4 : Unknown function but conserved in other organisms; MaGe:77309565), protein MLKITPQTTEHSTRLVLEGRLAGPWVEELERVWREGKESSTNSLVVDLTGVTYIEQAGKGLLSRMWLHGAELLVAGCCSRSVLEDIMSAGRSAPSNRIAKNSSNQ, encoded by the coding sequence ATGCTGAAGATTACGCCACAGACCACAGAACACTCGACGAGACTCGTGCTGGAAGGGCGATTGGCCGGGCCGTGGGTGGAAGAGCTTGAGCGGGTGTGGCGAGAAGGCAAGGAATCGAGCACGAACTCTCTTGTCGTGGACCTGACGGGCGTCACATACATCGAGCAAGCGGGAAAGGGGCTCTTGAGCAGGATGTGGCTGCATGGAGCGGAATTGCTGGTGGCCGGATGTTGCTCCCGGTCTGTCTTGGAGGACATTATGTCGGCGGGTCGATCCGCTCCGTCGAACCGTATCGCGAAGAATTCCTCGAATCAGTGA
- a CDS encoding putative copper-transporting ATPase PacS (Evidence 3 : Putative function from multiple computational evidences; MaGe:77309567): MTRIDWLVIGVGIAAIVWINWYFFLSKPRGLQTGQPKSEGLAGRKRASFTIEGMTCAACQARVQRTLEQEPAVLDASVNLLLKTADVTYDPAATSPDRLAALVRDTGYDVERIVPGRTAWEEQDARDAAQEEEFSNLRVKAAVSGVIGLLAMLLSVPLMGGTGSAHDPVMRWTVEALSPILMWMAPWLFTVPPLLLSLALLLATLFVMAWAGRHFYVRAWTAFRHHAADMNTLVAVGTAAAFLYSLIATLAPEFFLSRGVAPDLYYEAVIMIVALILTGNALEARAKRQTSLALRGLASLQPKQARVVGEQADTDVPVEEVRPGDIILVRPGEGIPVDGDVISGNGSVDESMLTGEPLPVAKRAGDRVIGGTINKTGAIRYRATRVGAESVLAHIMSLMREAQGSRAPIQKLADRVSGIFVPVVLSLAVATFTAWFLAADQAPVVRAFAAAVAVLIIACPCAMGLAVPTAVMVATGKGAQLGILMKGGEALQRASQVTTVVLDKTGTVTEGFPSITDVVLQEASRWTEPNLLRLVAAVEALSEHPLADAIVRYARDRSAGIASMVESFESLSGRGVAGVVEGHAVAVGNARLMTDYSVDTSATGEKIGQFATAGKTPVYVAIDGRLAAVIAIADAVKSGSPETIERLKRLGLTVAMLTGDHQGTAEAVARVTGIGRIVAGVLPEGKVAEIKRLQEAGEVVAMVGDGINDAPALAQADVGIAVGAGADIAREASDVTLMRPDLGAVVSTILLARRTMRVMKQNLFWAFVYNVVGIPIAAGVLYPAFGLLLSPVLASAAMAFSSVSVVSNSLRLQQARVL; encoded by the coding sequence ATGACTAGGATAGATTGGCTCGTGATCGGCGTCGGCATTGCCGCCATCGTCTGGATCAACTGGTACTTTTTCCTCTCCAAGCCACGTGGGTTGCAGACGGGCCAGCCCAAGAGCGAGGGGCTGGCGGGGCGAAAGCGGGCGAGCTTCACCATCGAAGGCATGACCTGCGCAGCCTGCCAAGCCAGGGTGCAACGGACGCTTGAGCAGGAACCGGCGGTGCTGGACGCCTCGGTCAACCTGCTCTTGAAGACCGCGGACGTGACCTATGATCCGGCCGCCACGTCGCCGGACAGGCTCGCCGCGCTGGTGCGCGACACCGGGTACGACGTGGAGCGTATTGTGCCGGGCCGGACTGCATGGGAAGAACAAGATGCCCGCGATGCGGCGCAGGAAGAAGAGTTCAGCAACCTGCGAGTGAAGGCGGCAGTGAGCGGGGTCATCGGCCTCTTGGCGATGCTGTTGTCGGTGCCGCTGATGGGAGGGACCGGCTCCGCTCACGACCCGGTCATGCGATGGACCGTGGAGGCGCTGTCTCCGATCTTGATGTGGATGGCCCCCTGGCTGTTTACAGTGCCGCCGCTCCTGCTCTCACTTGCCCTGCTTTTGGCCACGCTGTTCGTCATGGCCTGGGCAGGACGGCATTTTTATGTGCGGGCCTGGACAGCCTTCCGCCACCATGCGGCGGATATGAATACGCTGGTCGCGGTGGGGACTGCCGCCGCATTTCTCTATTCGCTCATTGCCACGCTGGCACCAGAGTTCTTTCTTTCTCGCGGAGTCGCGCCGGATCTTTATTATGAAGCCGTCATCATGATCGTCGCGCTGATCCTGACGGGCAATGCGCTGGAAGCCCGAGCCAAACGGCAGACCTCCCTCGCCCTGCGGGGCCTCGCGTCTCTCCAGCCGAAGCAGGCGCGGGTTGTCGGGGAGCAAGCTGATACCGATGTGCCGGTTGAAGAGGTCCGTCCCGGAGACATTATTTTGGTCCGCCCCGGCGAGGGTATTCCGGTGGATGGCGATGTGATCTCGGGGAACGGCTCCGTGGACGAATCGATGCTGACCGGCGAGCCGCTGCCGGTCGCGAAACGGGCAGGCGATCGCGTGATCGGCGGCACGATCAATAAGACTGGGGCGATCCGTTACAGAGCCACCAGGGTCGGCGCCGAGAGCGTGCTCGCTCACATCATGTCTCTGATGCGCGAAGCGCAGGGCTCGCGCGCCCCGATTCAGAAACTGGCCGATCGGGTGAGCGGGATTTTCGTGCCGGTGGTGTTGTCTCTGGCGGTGGCGACCTTCACGGCCTGGTTTTTGGCCGCCGATCAGGCTCCGGTGGTCCGGGCCTTCGCCGCCGCGGTAGCCGTCTTGATTATCGCCTGCCCCTGCGCGATGGGCCTGGCCGTCCCGACTGCTGTGATGGTGGCGACTGGGAAAGGCGCGCAACTCGGCATCCTGATGAAAGGCGGAGAAGCGTTGCAACGAGCCAGTCAAGTCACCACCGTCGTCCTCGACAAGACCGGCACGGTGACGGAGGGGTTTCCATCTATCACCGATGTGGTTCTGCAAGAGGCATCCCGTTGGACTGAACCGAATTTATTGAGGCTAGTTGCGGCTGTGGAAGCCTTGTCGGAACATCCGCTCGCCGATGCGATCGTGCGGTATGCCAGAGACCGTTCAGCCGGCATCGCATCGATGGTGGAGTCGTTCGAGTCGTTGAGCGGGCGCGGCGTTGCCGGGGTTGTTGAAGGGCATGCGGTAGCGGTGGGCAATGCCAGGCTGATGACGGACTATTCGGTCGACACGAGCGCTACCGGAGAAAAGATTGGACAATTTGCCACGGCAGGCAAGACGCCGGTGTATGTCGCGATCGACGGGCGGCTTGCAGCCGTGATTGCCATTGCCGATGCGGTGAAGTCTGGCTCGCCGGAGACTATCGAGCGGCTGAAGCGGCTGGGCCTCACGGTTGCCATGCTTACGGGCGACCATCAAGGGACGGCGGAGGCCGTGGCGCGAGTGACCGGGATCGGCCGGATCGTGGCGGGCGTGCTGCCGGAGGGCAAGGTGGCGGAGATCAAACGGTTGCAGGAAGCCGGAGAAGTAGTGGCGATGGTCGGTGACGGCATCAATGACGCGCCGGCTCTGGCGCAAGCCGATGTCGGCATTGCGGTGGGGGCCGGAGCGGACATTGCCCGGGAAGCCAGCGACGTCACGTTGATGCGGCCGGATCTGGGAGCGGTCGTCTCCACGATTCTGCTGGCGCGCCGGACAATGCGGGTGATGAAGCAGAACCTGTTCTGGGCATTTGTCTATAACGTCGTCGGGATCCCAATTGCGGCAGGGGTCCTCTATCCGGCATTCGGACTGTTGCTGAGTCCCGTTCTGGCCAGCGCGGCGATGGCGTTTAGTTCCGTGAGCGTGGTGTCGAACAGTTTGCGGCTTCAGCAAGCTAGGGTTCTGTAA